From the Ruania alkalisoli genome, one window contains:
- a CDS encoding LacI family DNA-binding transcriptional regulator has product MARDVMAQTSIEGRRPPVGSRQAEVLAAVSDRGTVRVTELAAELGVTPVTVRRAVSELADAGLVRRVHGGATAVGPRLSGRTSGPAGATVGMLVPSLDYYWPDVARGAEEEAKRLGLRVTLRGSVYQAPDERVDLQRLIDAGADGLLIAPTLDGAGGDLMREWLADAPVPVVLMERTASVGSVQRTVESVITDHGDGTAMAVHHLVGLGHRLVGVALSKDSPHAPRLHTDWLAACAEHGLDPASVVDWRIPDRREPGFDPAIDAIIDDVVATGTTALLVHSDPEAIRLIQRAEERGLSVPGDLSVVSYDDQVAAMSAPALTAVRPPRRTIGRTAVGLLAARMADAGRPVHRVMVSPTLMVRDSSGPPRV; this is encoded by the coding sequence GTGGCGAGGGATGTGATGGCGCAGACGTCGATCGAAGGACGGCGACCGCCGGTGGGGTCGCGTCAGGCGGAGGTGCTGGCCGCTGTCTCCGACCGGGGCACCGTGCGGGTGACTGAGCTGGCAGCCGAGCTCGGGGTCACCCCGGTGACCGTGCGGCGCGCCGTCTCCGAGCTGGCCGACGCGGGATTGGTGCGTCGCGTGCACGGGGGAGCGACCGCCGTCGGGCCCCGCCTCTCCGGACGGACCTCCGGGCCGGCCGGAGCCACGGTCGGGATGCTCGTCCCCTCGCTCGACTACTACTGGCCCGACGTCGCGCGCGGAGCCGAGGAGGAGGCCAAGCGCCTCGGACTGCGGGTGACGCTGCGCGGCTCGGTCTACCAGGCACCGGACGAGCGCGTCGATCTGCAACGGCTCATCGATGCCGGGGCAGACGGGCTGCTCATCGCGCCGACACTCGACGGCGCCGGTGGTGACCTGATGCGAGAGTGGCTCGCCGACGCCCCGGTGCCGGTCGTGCTCATGGAGCGCACCGCGTCGGTGGGGTCGGTGCAGCGCACCGTCGAGTCGGTCATCACCGATCACGGCGACGGGACCGCTATGGCCGTGCACCATCTTGTGGGGCTCGGGCACCGGCTGGTCGGTGTGGCACTGAGCAAGGACTCCCCGCACGCGCCGCGACTGCACACCGACTGGCTCGCCGCCTGTGCTGAACATGGGCTCGACCCGGCGTCGGTGGTGGACTGGCGCATCCCGGATCGGCGCGAGCCCGGCTTCGATCCGGCGATCGATGCGATCATCGACGATGTGGTGGCGACCGGCACGACGGCCTTGCTCGTGCACTCCGACCCGGAGGCGATCCGGCTGATCCAGCGTGCGGAGGAACGCGGACTCAGTGTGCCCGGTGACCTCTCGGTTGTCTCCTATGACGATCAGGTGGCCGCGATGTCGGCTCCCGCGCTGACCGCGGTGCGCCCGCCGCGTCGCACGATCGGGCGCACGGCCGTGGGACTGCTCGCGGCGCGGATGGCCGACGCCGGCCGGCCCGTGCACCGGGTCATGGTGAGCCCGACGCTGATGGTGCGGGATTCGAGCGGGCCGCCGCGGGTCTAG
- a CDS encoding AMIN-like domain-containing (lipo)protein: MRRTRHLVMALGLAFVAAGCTESDDSARPTASSTSAPSSTPADDGTETAPQTPHPHDDEELPECRSELTYADEDELTHPTSAEDFLPYDSRAAIQEQSGRYLVLSDLRVGVHNGYERLVAEFTTAQQRNPDPEPTQPGLNAAYITCASPSEAFIDIPIEGRDILGVGINGAARRINDNGFVPPPDAELPGTTITDVEYVGAPGGSASLFIGVGHERADFRVFSLTDPYRVVVDIAHPD, encoded by the coding sequence ATGCGACGCACACGGCACCTCGTGATGGCGCTCGGCCTCGCCTTCGTGGCCGCTGGATGCACCGAATCCGACGACTCGGCACGGCCCACCGCGTCATCGACCTCGGCGCCGAGTTCCACGCCGGCAGACGACGGCACGGAGACTGCGCCACAAACTCCCCATCCCCACGATGATGAGGAACTCCCGGAGTGCCGGAGCGAACTCACCTACGCCGACGAGGACGAACTCACACACCCCACGTCCGCCGAGGACTTCCTGCCCTATGACTCCCGCGCAGCGATCCAGGAACAGAGCGGGCGCTACCTCGTACTCAGCGACTTGCGCGTCGGTGTGCACAACGGATACGAGCGACTCGTCGCCGAGTTCACCACGGCCCAGCAGCGCAATCCCGACCCGGAACCGACACAACCGGGACTCAACGCTGCCTACATTACGTGCGCGAGCCCTTCCGAAGCGTTCATCGATATCCCCATCGAGGGACGAGATATTCTCGGTGTCGGCATCAACGGAGCCGCCAGGCGCATCAACGACAACGGGTTCGTCCCGCCTCCAGACGCCGAACTTCCGGGAACCACCATCACAGACGTGGAGTATGTGGGCGCGCCGGGCGGCTCGGCATCCCTCTTCATCGGCGTCGGCCACGAACGCGCCGACTTCCGCGTGTTCTCCCTGACCGACCCCTACCGCGTGGTCGTCGACATCGCCCACCCGGACTGA
- a CDS encoding virulence RhuM family protein, whose product MTGEIILYTSGDGSQVQLRAVDGTVWLTQQELADLYGTSRQNVQQTIARVLDDGELSEATINSELIVRSEGSRQVRRQVQVYNLDMVLAVGYRVTTDRAVQFRQWATTVLREYLVKGFALQDERLKDPAAVDYFDELLERIRDIRASEKRFYQKARDIFAATSVDYRSDNPLAQEFFATIQNKLLYAVTGHTAAELVAQRADADAANMGLTNWQGDRVRKRDVAVAKNYLRDDELSMLNLLTTRFLDFAEDRARRRQQITMAEWVRQTDRFLDFDERPVLSGAGAVSARSAESITADRYRDFDEIRRSHEREHADAEEQRDLERLIAAEHHLARRKHEPD is encoded by the coding sequence ATGACGGGCGAGATCATTCTCTACACCTCAGGAGACGGCTCGCAGGTGCAACTGCGAGCCGTCGACGGCACAGTCTGGCTCACTCAACAGGAACTGGCCGATCTGTACGGCACGTCAAGGCAGAACGTCCAGCAGACCATCGCCCGCGTGCTCGATGACGGCGAACTGAGCGAGGCAACTATCAACTCAGAGTTGATAGTTCGATCCGAGGGATCGCGGCAGGTGCGCCGTCAGGTGCAGGTCTACAACCTCGACATGGTGCTTGCGGTGGGCTATCGCGTCACGACCGATCGGGCGGTGCAGTTCCGGCAGTGGGCAACGACCGTCCTTCGCGAGTATCTCGTGAAAGGCTTCGCACTCCAGGACGAACGCCTGAAGGATCCGGCCGCCGTCGACTACTTCGACGAGCTGCTCGAACGCATCCGAGACATCCGGGCGTCCGAGAAGCGCTTCTACCAGAAGGCCCGAGACATCTTCGCCGCTACCAGCGTGGACTACCGATCCGACAATCCTCTGGCGCAGGAGTTCTTCGCAACCATCCAGAACAAGCTGCTCTACGCCGTCACGGGGCACACCGCCGCTGAGTTGGTGGCGCAACGGGCCGATGCCGATGCAGCGAACATGGGGCTCACGAACTGGCAAGGAGATCGCGTACGTAAGCGCGATGTTGCGGTGGCGAAGAACTACCTGAGGGACGATGAATTGAGCATGCTCAACCTGCTCACCACCCGGTTCCTGGACTTCGCCGAGGACCGCGCGCGGCGGCGTCAACAGATCACGATGGCCGAATGGGTGCGGCAGACCGACCGGTTCCTCGATTTCGACGAGCGCCCGGTTCTCAGTGGTGCCGGGGCCGTTTCGGCGCGATCCGCTGAGTCGATCACGGCTGATCGCTACCGTGACTTCGACGAGATCAGGCGTTCGCATGAGAGGGAACACGCCGACGCCGAGGAGCAGCGGGACCTCGAACGCCTCATCGCCGCCGAGCATCACCTCGCACGACGGAAACACGAGCCGGACTAG
- a CDS encoding antitoxin: MSVMERRLQLLLDRARYERVAAEAARSHRSVAAVIREAIDLQFPDDRADVRARAAQSFLALQPDGVPGECAADLKRQYAEESAVRIDSL; the protein is encoded by the coding sequence ATGTCGGTCATGGAACGTCGTCTGCAGTTGCTGCTCGATCGCGCGCGCTACGAGCGTGTGGCAGCCGAAGCGGCACGTTCTCATCGCAGTGTCGCGGCCGTCATTCGCGAAGCCATCGACCTGCAGTTCCCCGACGACCGTGCTGATGTTCGCGCCCGGGCAGCGCAGTCCTTCCTTGCGTTGCAGCCCGACGGCGTCCCCGGCGAGTGCGCAGCGGACCTTAAGCGGCAGTACGCGGAGGAGTCGGCCGTGAGGATCGACTCTCTGTGA
- a CDS encoding AMIN-like domain-containing (lipo)protein produces MWGRPKGIGTRGVGLVASAAAAALVAGCTGSDDSSPSAGTGTSSAAPTTASEPDASGAPGESSEPAEPESADPRTPSPTPDDSNSGCSGELTYADDWDWSLPRPEPGDFVPYDYASQIQEHSESAYELTVVRTAEHDGFDRFVAEYTNPHGYTDEPGLYAAYVECAGAEGSGEEIPITGEDILAVSIIGGTPRFSDDAETPEVDPSGVAITDIDYQEQTGGAHGLYLGVGHERADFRVFSLTDPYRVVVDIAHPD; encoded by the coding sequence ATGTGGGGTCGGCCGAAGGGGATTGGCACGCGCGGAGTGGGGCTCGTCGCCTCTGCCGCCGCCGCAGCACTGGTTGCCGGCTGCACGGGATCGGATGACTCCTCACCCTCGGCAGGCACCGGCACATCGAGTGCAGCACCGACGACTGCGAGTGAGCCGGACGCGTCGGGCGCACCGGGCGAATCCTCCGAACCAGCGGAGCCGGAGTCCGCTGACCCGCGCACACCAAGTCCGACTCCCGACGACTCGAACTCCGGGTGCAGCGGCGAACTCACCTATGCCGACGACTGGGACTGGTCGCTCCCGAGGCCCGAGCCGGGCGATTTCGTGCCCTACGACTATGCCAGTCAGATTCAGGAGCACAGCGAAAGCGCCTACGAGCTCACGGTGGTCCGGACCGCGGAGCACGACGGGTTCGACCGGTTCGTCGCCGAGTACACCAACCCCCATGGCTACACCGACGAGCCGGGACTCTATGCGGCCTATGTCGAGTGCGCGGGCGCGGAGGGTAGCGGCGAGGAGATCCCCATCACCGGCGAAGACATCCTCGCGGTCTCCATCATCGGCGGCACCCCGCGATTCTCCGACGATGCCGAAACACCCGAGGTTGACCCTTCCGGAGTCGCCATCACCGACATCGACTACCAGGAACAGACCGGAGGCGCTCACGGGCTCTACCTCGGCGTCGGCCACGAACGCGCCGACTTCCGCGTGTTCTCACTGACCGACCCCTACCGCGTGGTGGTCGACATCGCCCACCCGGACTGA
- a CDS encoding alpha-L-fucosidase, with translation MTDHHPSPVPRPSAAQLAWQRLEFGVFFHVGVNTFAGKEWSDGTLPASSFAPTHLDARQWVRTAVEVGARYVVLTAKHHDGFCLWPTTTTDYSVASSPWRGGQGDLVAEVAQACRAEGIGLGLYLSPWDRHAPEYPDPEAYDALYLAQLRELCTNYGELVELWFDGAGSAGRSYDWDAIMALVAELQPGAMVFNMGTPTIRWIGNEDGLAADPVRYAVDSASLDNYTDTVIHLDRARYVPPEADVSIRRGWFWAADDAPKSVEHLLAIYYRSVGLGANLLLNVPPDTRGLIDDADVARLRELRAELDRRFGSPVRGEIEQIADGVWQVHFDAPETFDHLDLAEELGDGQRVTAFRVSVESDDLDGDVLLADGGTIGHRRLHAHPPVTAQRLRVTCIGEGARLAGVSVHHAGTHEVPQIEYLAPTDEPE, from the coding sequence GTGACAGACCACCATCCCTCCCCCGTTCCGCGGCCGTCAGCCGCACAGCTCGCGTGGCAGCGTCTCGAGTTCGGCGTCTTCTTCCATGTGGGCGTCAACACCTTCGCCGGCAAGGAGTGGAGCGACGGCACGCTGCCCGCCTCCTCGTTCGCCCCCACCCACCTCGACGCCCGGCAGTGGGTGCGCACCGCCGTCGAGGTCGGCGCCCGGTACGTGGTGCTCACCGCCAAGCACCACGACGGGTTCTGTCTGTGGCCCACGACCACCACCGACTACTCGGTGGCGTCCTCACCGTGGCGTGGCGGCCAGGGCGATCTGGTCGCGGAGGTGGCGCAGGCGTGCCGAGCCGAGGGGATCGGTCTCGGCCTGTACCTCTCCCCGTGGGACCGGCACGCACCGGAGTACCCGGACCCCGAGGCCTACGACGCCCTCTACCTGGCCCAGCTGCGCGAGTTGTGCACGAACTACGGCGAACTTGTGGAGCTGTGGTTCGACGGCGCCGGGTCCGCAGGCCGCAGCTACGACTGGGACGCGATCATGGCGCTCGTGGCCGAACTGCAGCCCGGCGCGATGGTCTTCAACATGGGCACCCCGACGATCCGGTGGATCGGCAACGAGGACGGGCTCGCTGCCGACCCGGTGCGGTACGCCGTCGACAGCGCCAGTCTGGACAACTACACGGACACCGTTATCCACCTGGACCGCGCCCGGTACGTGCCGCCGGAGGCGGATGTCTCGATCCGGCGCGGCTGGTTCTGGGCGGCGGATGACGCACCGAAGAGTGTGGAGCATCTGCTCGCCATCTACTACCGGTCGGTGGGGTTGGGGGCGAACCTGCTGCTGAACGTGCCGCCGGATACGCGCGGCCTGATCGACGACGCCGATGTGGCGCGCCTGCGGGAGCTCCGCGCCGAGCTGGATCGCCGTTTCGGCTCACCCGTGCGCGGGGAGATCGAGCAGATTGCCGACGGCGTCTGGCAGGTCCACTTCGACGCCCCCGAGACCTTCGATCACCTCGACCTGGCGGAGGAGCTGGGCGACGGGCAGCGCGTCACCGCGTTCCGGGTGAGTGTGGAGAGCGACGACCTCGACGGTGACGTGCTGCTGGCCGACGGCGGCACCATCGGTCACCGGCGCCTGCACGCTCACCCGCCGGTGACCGCGCAGCGCCTACGGGTGACCTGCATCGGCGAGGGTGCACGGTTGGCGGGGGTCTCGGTGCATCACGCCGGTACGCACGAGGTGCCGCAGATCGAGTACCTGGCGCCGACGGACGAGCCGGAGTAG
- a CDS encoding serine hydrolase domain-containing protein, with protein sequence MDRAHLEQQLTTHIGPDAIPGLTWYVRDGDQVLTGALGHRDLEATAPIDTDEVFRIASMTKPVTAALALMLVADGAVGLTDPVDAHLPELADRRVLRHPHADIDDTVPADRPITLADLLTNTSGWGMDFSDFSPTPLDAAWAARGIVAGPPAPAGVLSTEAWLTAAADLPLRHQPGERWLYNTPSLVTGLFIERATGSRLGEVMAERVFDPLGMTDTGFWVPPQNRRRFGACFGAGTDVYDPADGQWAAIPPREGGDAGLVSTVSDYGRFADLVRAGGAVGDRQVIPRELVRAMTTNQLPDHVLARGGPDPDGTGWGYGCEVRTTRAPSGLAAGAYGWNGGLGSRWFTDPASDRTGILLTNRMWSSPQIPPVFSEFEPLVAAG encoded by the coding sequence ATGGATCGCGCACATCTGGAACAGCAGCTCACGACCCACATCGGCCCTGACGCCATCCCGGGGCTGACCTGGTACGTCCGCGACGGAGACCAGGTTCTGACCGGAGCGCTCGGTCACCGTGACCTCGAAGCCACCGCACCGATCGATACCGATGAGGTGTTCCGGATCGCTTCGATGACCAAACCGGTGACGGCGGCCCTCGCCCTGATGCTGGTGGCCGACGGTGCCGTCGGGCTCACCGACCCTGTGGACGCCCACCTCCCGGAGCTCGCCGACCGGCGGGTACTGCGCCACCCCCACGCCGACATCGACGATACCGTGCCCGCCGATCGGCCGATCACGCTCGCCGACCTGCTCACCAACACCAGCGGCTGGGGGATGGACTTCAGCGACTTCAGCCCCACCCCGCTCGATGCCGCGTGGGCAGCGCGGGGGATTGTGGCCGGGCCGCCGGCACCGGCCGGGGTGCTCTCGACGGAAGCCTGGCTCACCGCCGCGGCCGACCTGCCGCTTCGGCATCAGCCGGGGGAGCGCTGGCTGTACAACACGCCCTCCCTCGTCACGGGCCTCTTCATCGAGCGCGCCACCGGCTCCAGATTGGGTGAGGTGATGGCCGAACGGGTCTTCGACCCGCTCGGGATGACTGACACCGGCTTCTGGGTACCACCCCAGAACCGGCGGCGGTTCGGAGCCTGCTTCGGTGCGGGCACCGACGTCTACGATCCCGCCGACGGTCAGTGGGCCGCGATCCCACCGCGCGAGGGTGGCGACGCCGGACTGGTTTCCACCGTGAGCGACTACGGGCGGTTCGCCGATCTGGTCCGCGCCGGGGGCGCCGTCGGGGATCGCCAGGTGATCCCGCGGGAACTGGTGCGGGCGATGACCACGAATCAGCTACCCGACCACGTCCTCGCCCGCGGGGGACCGGACCCGGACGGAACGGGCTGGGGGTACGGCTGCGAGGTGCGCACCACACGGGCGCCGAGCGGCCTGGCAGCGGGAGCCTACGGCTGGAACGGCGGGCTGGGATCGCGGTGGTTCACCGACCCGGCCAGTGATCGCACGGGGATTCTGCTGACGAACCGGATGTGGAGCTCGCCCCAGATCCCACCGGTGTTCAGCGAGTTCGAGCCGCTGGTGGCGGCGGGCTAG
- a CDS encoding maleylpyruvate isomerase family mycothiol-dependent enzyme: protein MRLSTSEIWQLVHEERAQLADDLSALPTPRWETPSLCEGWSVHDVLAHLLDTALAGRLAFAWSMVRAKGDFDRANENGVRRYRHTDPSQTLAAFREAGHLQRTPPAHRATRLVEAIVHGEDIRRPLGIEATYPSAAIHEALNYQLRTTVSFGGGRERAQGVRLVDAATDQTWGTGPEVTGRAVDLLMAVSGRPVEGGVLTGPGAPHLVAGR, encoded by the coding sequence ATGAGACTGAGCACGAGCGAGATCTGGCAACTGGTGCACGAGGAGCGGGCGCAGCTCGCGGACGACCTCTCCGCACTGCCAACTCCCCGATGGGAGACACCGTCCCTGTGCGAGGGCTGGAGCGTGCACGATGTGCTGGCCCACCTGCTCGACACGGCGCTCGCTGGACGCCTCGCCTTCGCCTGGTCGATGGTGCGCGCGAAGGGTGACTTCGACCGGGCCAATGAGAACGGGGTCCGGCGCTACCGGCATACCGACCCCAGCCAGACACTGGCCGCGTTCCGCGAGGCCGGCCACCTGCAGCGGACTCCGCCCGCACACCGAGCCACCCGGCTAGTCGAGGCGATCGTGCACGGCGAGGACATCCGCCGTCCGCTGGGAATCGAGGCAACCTACCCCAGTGCCGCGATCCACGAAGCCCTGAACTACCAGCTCCGCACCACGGTCTCCTTCGGCGGCGGCCGCGAGCGCGCCCAGGGCGTGCGCCTCGTCGACGCCGCGACCGACCAGACCTGGGGTACCGGCCCGGAGGTCACAGGCCGGGCGGTCGACCTCCTGATGGCTGTCTCGGGTCGCCCGGTCGAGGGCGGGGTACTGACGGGGCCGGGTGCGCCGCACCTGGTGGCCGGACGCTAG
- a CDS encoding helix-turn-helix transcriptional regulator yields the protein MSTSSRTLRLLSLLQTHRYWSGDDLADRLEVSIRTLRRDIDRLRDLGYPVQADRGVGGGYQLAPGAAMPPLVLDDDEAVALVVGLQSAAHSGLANVAEASVRALATVVPVLPQRLRRQVEAIGATTDSLRPEAPASEATDPGTLVALAQACRDAERVRFGYSSASGEATERHVEPVRLVTVGRRYYLLGYDLDRADWRSFRLDRVREPSPTGVRFRPREVPGGDAAAYVRAGLRRGSRGPEVSAEIAADADQVRERIGRWFDVTESGPGRCRVHAEGINPEWMAFALAHTGGEILSVEPAQVREVMRAWASRFTRALGTPS from the coding sequence ATGAGCACAAGCTCGCGCACACTCCGCCTGCTGTCGCTGCTGCAGACCCATCGGTACTGGTCCGGGGACGACCTCGCCGACCGGCTGGAGGTATCGATTCGCACTCTGCGGCGCGATATCGACCGGCTCCGCGATCTCGGCTATCCGGTACAGGCCGACCGTGGCGTGGGTGGCGGCTACCAGCTGGCCCCCGGCGCGGCGATGCCGCCGCTGGTACTCGACGACGACGAGGCCGTCGCACTCGTGGTGGGTTTGCAGTCCGCGGCGCACTCGGGGCTGGCGAACGTGGCGGAGGCGTCGGTGCGAGCGCTGGCCACCGTGGTGCCGGTGCTACCGCAACGGCTTCGACGTCAGGTGGAGGCGATCGGGGCGACCACTGACTCCCTGCGCCCGGAGGCTCCTGCGAGTGAGGCGACCGACCCCGGCACACTCGTAGCTCTCGCCCAGGCGTGCCGGGATGCCGAACGGGTACGTTTCGGCTATTCCAGCGCTTCCGGCGAGGCCACGGAACGCCACGTAGAACCCGTACGCCTGGTCACGGTGGGCCGGCGCTACTACCTTCTCGGCTACGACCTCGACCGAGCCGACTGGCGCAGCTTCCGGCTGGACCGGGTGCGCGAACCGTCACCGACGGGCGTCCGCTTCCGCCCGCGCGAGGTTCCCGGGGGCGACGCCGCAGCCTATGTCCGTGCCGGGCTGCGCCGCGGAAGTCGCGGCCCCGAGGTGAGCGCCGAGATTGCTGCGGACGCCGATCAGGTGCGCGAGCGGATCGGGCGCTGGTTCGACGTCACCGAGTCCGGGCCGGGCCGGTGCCGGGTGCATGCGGAGGGAATCAACCCGGAGTGGATGGCCTTCGCCCTGGCCCACACCGGTGGGGAGATCCTCTCGGTGGAGCCCGCCCAGGTGCGTGAGGTGATGCGCGCCTGGGCGAGCCGGTTCACGCGCGCTCTGGGGACGCCGTCGTAA
- a CDS encoding DinB family protein, with the protein MTESTMATVTTELTGERGDLLHSLTNARHFLRFTARDLTDEQARTRTTVSELTIGGLIKHVCAMEAQWADFTVNGKANMEWEGTDFSNIPPEVLAQFAQGFQMLPEETLAGVLDRYAEIAARTDEVLAGTDLDLVQELPQAPWFTDTAWSNRRVFLHIIAETAQHAGHADIIRESLDGAKSMG; encoded by the coding sequence ATGACCGAGTCGACCATGGCCACCGTCACCACCGAACTGACCGGCGAGCGCGGCGATCTGCTGCACTCGCTGACCAACGCCAGGCACTTCCTGCGCTTCACTGCTCGCGACCTCACCGACGAGCAGGCTCGCACTCGCACCACGGTGAGCGAGTTGACGATCGGCGGGTTGATCAAGCACGTGTGTGCCATGGAGGCGCAGTGGGCGGACTTCACGGTCAACGGCAAGGCGAACATGGAATGGGAGGGAACGGACTTCTCGAACATTCCCCCGGAGGTGCTGGCGCAGTTCGCGCAGGGGTTTCAGATGCTCCCCGAGGAGACGCTCGCCGGCGTGCTGGATCGTTACGCCGAGATCGCCGCACGCACCGACGAGGTGCTCGCCGGGACCGACCTCGATCTGGTTCAGGAGCTTCCGCAGGCACCCTGGTTCACCGACACCGCGTGGTCGAACCGGCGCGTGTTCCTGCACATCATCGCCGAGACCGCGCAGCACGCCGGCCACGCGGACATCATCCGGGAGTCCCTGGACGGGGCGAAGAGCATGGGGTGA
- a CDS encoding carbohydrate ABC transporter permease: protein MATVTSPAPARRTPSARASRLLANALTYAFLLAGAALMLGPFLFSLLTSLKTPRQFNTTWPVSLPDPVTTENFTSLFSEQYNFVVPIAVTAQVVLVLVAGQMLCSILAAYAFAQLDFPGRDTLFWVYVATLMIPAVVTIIPLYSMMTSLGLKNTFLGLVLPFLFGSPYAIFLLRENFRSTPADVLDAATIDGAGVWRRLWQIMVPMNKPILATLLLITVVTQWNNFLWPLIIAPAQEWNVITVATAALQTQYAGNWTLVMAATTIAIAPLVTLFVIFQKQITSSLGVTGVR, encoded by the coding sequence ATGGCCACTGTCACCTCACCTGCCCCAGCCCGCCGGACGCCGTCGGCCCGGGCTTCTCGCCTGCTCGCGAATGCGTTGACGTACGCGTTCCTCCTCGCAGGTGCTGCCCTGATGCTCGGGCCGTTCCTGTTCTCGCTGCTCACCTCACTCAAGACCCCGCGGCAGTTCAACACCACGTGGCCGGTGAGCCTGCCGGATCCGGTGACGACGGAGAACTTCACCAGCCTGTTCTCCGAGCAGTACAACTTCGTGGTGCCGATCGCGGTGACCGCGCAGGTGGTGCTGGTACTGGTGGCCGGGCAGATGCTGTGCTCGATCCTGGCCGCCTATGCCTTCGCCCAGCTCGACTTCCCCGGCCGGGACACCCTGTTCTGGGTGTACGTGGCCACACTGATGATCCCGGCGGTGGTGACGATCATCCCGCTGTATTCGATGATGACCTCGCTGGGCCTGAAGAACACCTTCCTCGGCCTGGTGCTGCCGTTCCTGTTCGGCTCCCCGTATGCGATCTTCCTGCTCCGGGAGAACTTCCGCTCTACCCCCGCGGATGTGCTGGACGCGGCCACCATCGACGGTGCCGGCGTGTGGCGGCGCCTCTGGCAGATCATGGTGCCGATGAACAAGCCGATCCTGGCCACGCTGCTGCTCATCACCGTGGTCACCCAGTGGAACAACTTCCTCTGGCCGCTGATCATCGCCCCGGCGCAGGAGTGGAATGTGATCACCGTGGCCACCGCGGCGCTGCAGACGCAGTACGCCGGGAACTGGACGCTGGTGATGGCGGCCACCACGATCGCGATCGCACCGCTGGTGACGTTGTTCGTGATCTTCCAGAAGCAGATCACATCCTCGCTGGGCGTGACCGGGGTGCGGTGA
- a CDS encoding carbohydrate ABC transporter permease: MNARRRHEARAAYAMLLPSFVGVGGFLLLPVLVVLGMSFMEWDLISAPEWVGLENYAYLLTSERFANSLWVTAVFTLLSIPTAIALGLLLAIAINRGLPGTSWLRVLYVLPWVSAPLALGVVWKWILDPSYGVLNALIGRRVEWLTDPQLALPAVVFVQVWTTVGYISLFFLAGLQQIPVAVYEAAKLDGAAAARILRSITLPLLRPTMFFVTVTSVIASFQVFDSIYAMTRGGPAFRTDVIASRIYDEAFVNLRLGRAAAMAVVLFLVLVAITLIQQRYFRRRITYDMS, translated from the coding sequence GTGAACGCACGACGGCGGCACGAGGCACGAGCAGCGTATGCAATGCTGCTGCCCAGCTTCGTCGGAGTCGGCGGCTTCCTGCTGCTGCCGGTGCTGGTGGTGCTGGGAATGTCCTTCATGGAGTGGGATCTGATCTCCGCTCCGGAGTGGGTGGGCCTGGAGAACTACGCGTACCTGCTCACTTCCGAGCGCTTCGCCAACTCGCTGTGGGTCACGGCAGTGTTCACACTGCTGTCCATCCCGACGGCGATCGCGCTGGGTCTGCTGCTGGCGATCGCCATCAACCGTGGCCTGCCAGGCACGAGCTGGTTGCGCGTGCTGTACGTCTTGCCGTGGGTGAGCGCACCCTTGGCTCTGGGTGTGGTGTGGAAATGGATCCTCGACCCCTCCTACGGGGTGCTGAACGCCCTGATCGGGCGGCGGGTCGAGTGGCTCACCGACCCGCAGCTCGCGCTCCCGGCCGTGGTGTTCGTGCAGGTGTGGACGACGGTGGGCTACATCTCGCTGTTCTTCCTGGCCGGGCTGCAGCAGATCCCGGTGGCGGTGTACGAGGCGGCCAAGCTGGACGGTGCCGCTGCCGCGCGCATCCTGCGCTCGATCACGCTGCCGTTGTTGCGACCGACGATGTTCTTCGTGACGGTCACCTCCGTGATCGCCTCGTTCCAGGTGTTCGACTCCATCTACGCGATGACCCGGGGAGGCCCGGCCTTCCGCACCGATGTGATCGCCAGCCGGATCTATGACGAGGCGTTCGTCAACCTCCGCCTGGGCCGCGCAGCTGCGATGGCGGTCGTCCTGTTCTTGGTGCTCGTCGCGATCACCCTCATCCAGCAGCGCTACTTCCGGCGCCGGATCACCTACGACATGTCATGA